DNA from Devosia yakushimensis:
CATCGCCATTGAGGTGGCGCGCGAAGACGAAATTCCAGCCCAGTTCGGCCGCCAGGGCGGCGCTCTCGACGCTGGCGCCGAGCAGATGACGTTCGCCAGCCCCTGTCGGGCGCGGTGTAGCATCGAGCCCTTCCGGGCGGCGGCCGGCGTCTGTGGTGAGAAAACTGTCTAGCTCGGTCAACTGGGCCCGGAAGTCTGGCTTACGCGCAGGGTCGCGGCCGGCCTGCAGCGCGCGCGTCGATAGCGGCAGCCCGCCAGGCGCCTTACCGATGCCGATATCGATGCGGCCCGGCGCCAGCGCCTGCAGCAGGTTGAAATTCTCCGCGACCTTATAGGGGCTGTAATGCTGCAGCATGACCCCGCCCGAGCCGATGCGAATGCTGTCAGTCCGCGCCGCCAGGTGCGCCAGCAGCACCTCGGGAGAAGAGCTGGCAAGCTCGGGCGTATTGTGGTGTTCGGCGACCCAGAAACGGTGATAGCCCAGCGCCTCGGCCCCGCCGGGCCAGCGACACAGTGCGCTGGAGGGCCTGGCTCGGTGTTTCCTCACGAAGCACCGGACTCTTGTCCAGCACGCTCAATGCGTAGCTCATAAAATTCCCTGCCGGATGCGGACTTTGCGACGGGAACTATAAGTCTATTAATTCTGTAGATTAATACCCTACGAAGCCCACGCGCTGATGTTCAGCAAGGTTTTTCTGTTTGTTACAATTCCTCGCAAGGCACAGCTAAAAGCGCTGGGGCGGCAAGACATTTTGTTCAAGCGGTTCGCCAGCGAAGAAATGCGCGTTACCATGCCATGGGGGATCGAGGCAGTCGTTGAAGGGCGCTGGCGCGCTATGCCGTTTTGCTCGACCACCGGATGGATGCGGCGGTCGAGCAGTTTGAATTATGCATGATCGGCCACATGCAGCGTTAATGTTTTGCGTTCCGCTCGGTCGATCATCATGCGTCTTACGGTGCCGAAAATGGCAAATCCCCAGATGAGGACGGTGGCTGCGCCCAGCACCGCCGCGATCGGGCGGCCGAAGAAGCCGACGAAATTGCCGCTGGTGATGATCATCGAGGTGGTGAAGTTGGTTTCCACCAATGGCCCCAGCACGATGCCCAGGATGATCGGGGCGATGGCAAAGCGGCGGGACTCCAGCACATAGGCCACAATACCGAGCACCAGCATGATGCCGACGCCGAACATGGTATTGTTGATCGAGAACGAGCCAACGATGCAGAACAGCAGGATTGCCGCGTTGAGCAGGGCACGCGGCACCTCGAATATCCAGCGTGCGGTGCGGGCAGCGACATAGCCGAGCGGTAGCATGAGGATGTTGGCGATGACGAAGACCAGCATCACGGCATAGAAGTTTTCGGGATGCACGGTCAGCAATTGCGGACCGGGGTCGAGCCCCTTCATCACCAGCACGCCGACGGCAATCGCGGTGACGGCGTCGCCGGGAATGCCGAACACCATGGCCGGAATCCACGATGCACTCAGCGCAGCATTGTTGGTGGCGCCGGCCTCGACCAGGCCCTCGGGATGTCCCTTGCCAAAGAGTTCGGGGGTTTTGGAGGTGCGCTTGGCCAGGGAATAGGTGACCCAGGCGGCCAAGTCGCCACCAACGCCCGGCAAGGCACCGAGCAGGCTGCCGACAACCGAGCCGCGGATCTGGTTCTTGCGGTATTTCCACAGAACCTTGAGCGTCCCCTTGAACGGGTTGCGCCCATTGTCCTGCACCACGGCCGGCGCGCCGGTGCGGCCTGCCCGCATGATCTCGGCCAAAGCAAACATGCCGATCATGGCCGGAATGAAGCTGATGCCGCCGGACAATTCGGTCAGCCCGAAGGTGAAGCGCTGCGAGCCCATCAGCGGATCAAGGCCCACCTGGGCGATGAACAGGCCGAGCAGCAGCGACAATGCGCCCTTGGCCATGCCGCCCGAGGAGATCAGCGCGGCACAGCTGAGGCCGAGCACGGCCAGCCAGAAATATTCAAAGCTGGAAAAGCCCAGCGCGAATTTCGCCAATGCCGGCGCCGTCAGCATCAGAAAGACAAAGCCGAACAGCCCGCCCAGTACCGAGCCGATCACGCCGATGCCAATGGCCAGTCCCGCCTGCCCTTTCTGGGCCATGCGATAGGAATCCTCGACATAGGCGGCCGAAGCGGGCGTGCCCGGAATGCGCAGCAGCGTGCCCGGCAGATCGCCCGCGGTAATGGCCATGGCCGTGCAGGAAATAATCGCCGCAATGGCGGGGATCGGCGCCATATAGAAGGTGACCGGCACCAGCAATGCGGTCGCCATAGTGGCCGTCAGGCCCGGCAAGGCGCCGACAAACAGGCCGAAAATGGCCGAGGCGGTGATGACAAGCAGGGTCTCGACATTGAAGACGAGGCCAAGCGCCAGAAGAAACGCGTCCATGACCTAACCCACCAATCCACGGGGCAGCGGCACCCGAAAGCCATAGGCGAAAACGGCATAGATCACGCCGGTGGCGATGGGGCTGAAAATCAGGGCAGCCCGCAACTTGCCCCCGCTCAGCAGCACCACCGCGAAGGTGAACAGCAGGCCCGTAACGAGAAAGCCGAGCACCGGCATCAGCACAATGCTGGCCAGCGTCGAGCCCAGAATACCCAGAACAAAGGGGCTGAAGAATTTGGGCGGCGCATAGAGAATTGCCGTTTCCCCCGAGCCTTCCTCCGGCAGCAGGGGAACGTCCTCATCCGGCGCCGTCAACCAGCCCTGCACCGCCAGGACGGCGCCGAAAAATGCCATGGCGGCGCCGGTCAGGGTCGGGAACAGGCCTGGCCCGACGGGCAGTCCCGGCATGGAGTGAATGGTCAGGGCCTGGCTCAGGATGAGCAGACCGCCTGCGGCGAAAATCCCGCCCAGGGCTATGTCCTGATAGTTTCTTGTTTTCAACTGACCCTCCTCCACGAGGTCGTCCCGGCCGCGAACGGCCGGGAGCAATTCATTATTGAGCGGTGATGCCGGCCGTCGAGATAGCGGCGGCAAAGGCCTCGCCACGCCGTTTGAGATAGGCTTCGAAATGGGGGCCGCCTTCCCAGACCACGCCGTAATTGCGGCCATCCATGAAGGCGGCGAATTCGGCGCTGTTGACGATCTCGTCCAGCGCAACGGCAAGCTTGGCGACGACATCCTCGGGCATGCCCTTGGGTCCGCCCAGGCCGCGCCAGCCGGCAATCGAGAATTCGAGGCCGAGCGCTTTGGTGATCGGGGGCACGTCGGGCTGCTTGGGATTGACGTCATTGCCCAGGAACCCGAGCGGCCGGATTTCGCCGGCATCGACCAGCGACTGGGCTTCGGGGAATTGGGAGACGGCAACGTCGATGGCGCCCGCCGCCAGCAATTGCAGCGACGGGGTCGCCCCATCGGTGGGCACCCAGAAGGCCTTGTCGGCCGGAGCGCCGAGCAATTGCACCAAGCTCACCCATGACAGGTGATTGAGTCCGCCGAAATTGGCGCCGCTGGCCTTGACCGCCTGCGGATCGGCTTTCACGGCTGCGGCCAGATCCTGCATGGTCTGATAGGGCGAGTCAGCGCGCACGAATACCGCCGAAGGGTCCGCATTGAACAGGCCGATCAGGGTGAAATCCTCGTAGGTCATATCGGCCGAGCCGACCGCTTTATACATGGACAATTCGGTGGTGATGATCCCCAGCGTATAGCCATCGGGATTGGCCGCCTTGATGGCCTCATGCCCGACAATGCCGCCGCCGCCAGTACGGTTATTGATGGTGATGGGCTGGCCCAGCTTGGCTTCCAGCATGGTGGCGATGATGCGCCCGGTCGCATCGGTGCCGCCGCCGGCGGACCACGGAATGATCAGCTCGATCGGCCGATCCGGATATTGCGCCATGGCCGAACCGGCCACCATGATCGTCGCGGCGAAAGCGAGCGCGAGCGTCTTAACGACTTTCATCAAAGTCCTCCCTTGAGGCCGGCTGGCTTGCCGGCAAATTGAGCGATTACACCGTATCGCGAAAGTTTGTACCACATTTCGGAATTACCACGAGCCGATTGGCGAGGCAACAGGTCATTGTAGCGCACCATATCGCCCTCATTGTGCCAGCATAAGCAGAGATTATCGGCTACGGCGTTGACACATACCAAAAATTGCCCGTACAACATAAACGGGATTTCATTCCACAATATGGAATTCTGAAAATGCCGGGCCTGCTGTTGCAAACCCGTCCCGGTGGTCAGTTGAACGAATCCGCAGGCAGCGCCCCCATGCATGGGCATGCCCGCCCCCTGGAGGAAAAACATGTCGAACCCAATTGCCCAGTCGGTGCGCCAGACGCTCACCGGCATCCTGCCCCCGCTGTCGATGCCGTTCGACGAAAAGGGCAATCTGGTGAAGGGCGCGCTCAAGGCGCAGGTCGATTTCATGATCGAGTCGGGCGTGCGCGCCGTGGTTGTCGGTGGCTCGACCGGCGAGGGCCACACGCTCTCGACCAGCGAATTCGTCGAAGCCATGACCGAAGCCTATGAGGCCACTGCCGGCCGCGTGCCGTTCGTGGCCGGGCTGATCGTGCAATCGACGCGCGAAGCCATCGACCGCGTCAAGGCGCTGGGCGATATGAAGATCGCCGCGCTTCAGGTCACCCCGGTCCATTACCTGTTCAAGCCAGGCCTCGAAGCCACGATCGAGCACTTCCGCGCCATCTATGAAGAGACCAAGGTTCCGGTCCTGATCTATAACGTCATTCCCTGGAACTATCTCAGCGTCGATGACATGCTGGCCATCATGGAAGCGGTGCCCGGCGTTGTGGGCATGAAGCAGTCCTCGGGCGACGTGAAATCGGTGTCTGACCTGGTGCTGCGCGCCAAGCCGGAAAACGTCATCCTGACCGGCATTGATGCCCTGCTCTATCCCAGCTTTGCCCTGGGTGCCCATGGCGCCATCAGCGCGCTGACCTGCGCCGTGCCCGGCGTGACGGTCAAACTCTACAATGCCGTGCAGGCCAAGGACTACGAGACCGCCAGGGACATCCACTTCCGCCTCAATGCGTTGTGGAATGCCATGCGCCATGACAACCTGCCGGCCTGTGTCAAATATGTGCAGCATCGCCAGGGCCTGCCGCTGTTCCACCCCCGCGCCCCGATGGAGCGCGTCAGCGAGGCCCAGAAGCAGCAAATCGACGCCGCGCTCGGCCCGGTGCTCGAACTTGTCGACGTGCGCGCCCGCTCGGCCGCCTAAGCCTGCATCCACCGGCCGCGGAGCCAACCGCGGCCGGTCCGGCCCCATGAAACGCCCAGGGAGGACGAACTGAAAAAGCTGATCAACGACCCCGCCGATTATGTCGAGGAAATGCTCGATGGCCTGTGCCTGGCCCATCCGGGCCTGGTCCGTATCGGCGAGGATCGCCGCGCCATTGCGCGGGCCACGCCCATGGCCCAGGGCAAGGTTGGCCTGGTCTCGGGTGGTGGCTCGGGCCACCTGCCCCTGTTCACCGGCTATGTCGGCGAGGGCCTGCTCGATGCCTGTGCCATCGGCAATGTCTTTGAGGGCCCCACCATCAATGCCTGCCAGGACGCGATCGCTGCCGCCAATGGCGGGGCGGGCGTGCTGTGCCTCTTTGGCAATTACGGCGGCGACAAGATGAATTTTGAAATGGCGAGCGAATTTGCCGCCATGGACAATGTCGAAACCCGCACCGTGCTCGGCACCGATGACATTGCCAGCGCCAGCCCCCAGGAGGCCCATAAACGCCGCGGCGTGGCCGGCCTGATCTACGCCTACAAAACCGCCGGCGCCCTCGCCGCGCAGGGTGGCGATCTCGACGCCGTAGCCGCCATCGCGCAGAAGACCGTCGATCGCACCCGCACCATTGGCGTCGCCCTGTCCTCCTGCCAGATTCCGGGCGCAGCGGGCCCCAATTTCACCATTGCCCACGACGAGATCGAAATGGGCATGGGCATTCATGGCGAGCCCGGTATCTGGCGCAAGAAGATCCGCCCGGCCGATGAACTGGTCGACGAGATGATCGCCATGCTGCTGGCCGAACGCCCCCAGGGCACGCGCCGCGTATCGGTGCTGGTCAACAGCCTCGGCTCGACCCCGTTCGAGGAATTGTTCATCCTCTACCGCCGCGCCGCCCGGCAGCTGCATGCCGCCGGTCTCGCCGTGGTTCGCCCCCTTGTCGGCCCCTATGTCACTTCCATGGAAATGGGTGGCGCATCGATCAGCCTCTGTTTCCTCGACGAGGAGATCGAAGCCCTGCTGGCCGCTCCGGCCGATTGTCCCTTCTGGCGAGTGGATTGAACCATGGCGATCACGCAGGAAACCCTGGCGACGGCCCTCGACCGCGCTCACGCCCGCATGGCGAGCCTGACCGACACGCTCAATGCCGCCGATGCCAAACTTGGCGATGGCGATACCGGCACCATGCTGGCGCGCCTCATAGCCACCTTTGCCGCGGTGGATGTCCGTTCTGCGCCCGACCTTGGCGCGGCCTTCATGGCCCTTGCCAAAGCCGGCGCGGCCTCCACCGGATCGAGCCTGGGCACGCTTGTGATCACCGCAATGATGACGGCGGGCAAGGCCAGTGCCGGCCAGCGATCGATCGGCTGGGACCGGCTGGGCGCCCTGCTCGCCTCCATCCGCTTTGCCGCCATGGCGCGAGGCAAGGCCGAGCTCGGCGCCAAGACCATTATTGACGGGCTCGACGCCCTGGCCAGCGCCACCGAAGGCAAGGACGATCCTCGAGCCATCGCCATCGCCGCTGGCGACGCCATGCGTGCCGTGCTCGACCAATTCCGCCCGCGCCCCTGCACCATGGGCCGCGCCCGCATATTCGCCGAGAAAAGCATTGGCCTCGACGATCCGGGCATGCTGGCCCTGGCAGAACTGGTCTGGGCGATCGCGGGTCAGCATCATGCCGGCACCACGCTTGCTTGAGGTGAACCGGCAAGTGAATTATGGGTTTGAACCGAAACTGCAAAACGCGTCACCGGATCGATTGAAGTATTGAGGCCAAGGCGATGACCGATCCTGTTGACGCAACTGCCGCCGCCAAACCGGCGCGGGGCGATGAAAGCCTCAAGTCGCTGACCAAGGTGTCGCGGGTGCTCGATTGCTTCACCACCAGCCAGCGTTCGCTGAGCCTGGCCGATATCTGCGCCCGCACCGGCTATCCGCGCTCCACCACCCATCGCCTGCTGGCGGCCATGCGCGAAGTGGGCTTTGTCGAGCAGGACCGCGAACGCGACTTCTATCGCCTGGGGCTGCGGCTGTTCGAATTGGGCAATGTCGTGCTGGCCAATCTGGAGCTGCATCGCGAGGGCCGCGCCATTGTCGACGCCTTGCATCGCCTGACCAGCCGGCCCGTGCATCTGGCCGTGTTCGACGGTCTGCGCGCAGTGGTCATCCAGCGCACCGAGGCCGAGCCCATGCTGTCCAATACCATGGTCGAGAACTCGCCGGCCTATTGCACCAGCGTCGGCAAGGCCATCCTGGCCTATCAGCCCGCCGAAATCGTGCAGCGCGTCATCGATGCGGGGCTTGAGCGCTTCACCGAAACCACGATCACCGATCCCACCGCATTGCAGGCCGAGCTCGAGCTCACCCGGCAGCGCGGCTTTGCCATCGACAATGGCGAGCACCAGCCGGGCCTGCGCTGCGTCGGGGCGCCGATCCGCAACCAGTCCGGCGCCATTTTCGCCGGCATCAGTGTCAGCGCCCCGTCCTGGCAATTGCCCATGGCCGAGGTGGATGAGCTCAACAAGGTGGTGATCTACCACGCCAACCTCATCTCGCAGCGGCTGGGCTATATACGCTGATCGGTGCATCGGCCCCTCCTCCCCGAGTGGCTGAATGGTGAGAGCCGGCCCCGCAGGGCCGGCTGTGTTGTCAGACGGGACCGCTGGAGCCGACCGGCCAGATGTCGCGCAGGTTCTCGCCGGCCAGGATGCGCTTGCGGCAGCGGATTTCCGCCTCGCCATTGGCATCGGCCGCGTCGGCAATCACGCTCACCAGATTGGCCGGAATGACGACCACGCCGGTGACATCGGCGAAAATCACATCGCCCGGCCGCACTTTGACGCCGTCGATATCCAGTTCGACCTGATAATGGGTCGCTTCCATGCGGCCCGACACGCCCACCGGGCTCATGCCCTTGGCAAAGAGCGGGTAATCGAGCTTGCGCACTTCAGCCAGGTCCCGCACCGTGCCATTGACCACCGTGGCCGCCGCGCCCTTGGTCTTGGCGCCGCTCGACATCAATTCGCCCGTGCCCGAGCCCTCGGCACAGGAGGAATCGACCAGTAGAATCCCGCCCTTGACCACCGCATCGATGGCACCGTGATAGACATCCTGGGGCTGGCCAATACGGGTGCTGGGTTCATAGCGCACAGTCGATACCGGACCACAGATCACCTGGCCGGGATGCAACACGCCGAACTGGCTGATGCCCTTGAGATAGCCATAGGGCCCGCGGCCATC
Protein-coding regions in this window:
- a CDS encoding tripartite tricarboxylate transporter permease — encoded protein: MDAFLLALGLVFNVETLLVITASAIFGLFVGALPGLTATMATALLVPVTFYMAPIPAIAAIISCTAMAITAGDLPGTLLRIPGTPASAAYVEDSYRMAQKGQAGLAIGIGVIGSVLGGLFGFVFLMLTAPALAKFALGFSSFEYFWLAVLGLSCAALISSGGMAKGALSLLLGLFIAQVGLDPLMGSQRFTFGLTELSGGISFIPAMIGMFALAEIMRAGRTGAPAVVQDNGRNPFKGTLKVLWKYRKNQIRGSVVGSLLGALPGVGGDLAAWVTYSLAKRTSKTPELFGKGHPEGLVEAGATNNAALSASWIPAMVFGIPGDAVTAIAVGVLVMKGLDPGPQLLTVHPENFYAVMLVFVIANILMLPLGYVAARTARWIFEVPRALLNAAILLFCIVGSFSINNTMFGVGIMLVLGIVAYVLESRRFAIAPIILGIVLGPLVETNFTTSMIITSGNFVGFFGRPIAAVLGAATVLIWGFAIFGTVRRMMIDRAERKTLTLHVADHA
- a CDS encoding tripartite tricarboxylate transporter TctB family protein, whose amino-acid sequence is MKTRNYQDIALGGIFAAGGLLILSQALTIHSMPGLPVGPGLFPTLTGAAMAFFGAVLAVQGWLTAPDEDVPLLPEEGSGETAILYAPPKFFSPFVLGILGSTLASIVLMPVLGFLVTGLLFTFAVVLLSGGKLRAALIFSPIATGVIYAVFAYGFRVPLPRGLVG
- a CDS encoding Bug family tripartite tricarboxylate transporter substrate binding protein, with protein sequence MKVVKTLALAFAATIMVAGSAMAQYPDRPIELIIPWSAGGGTDATGRIIATMLEAKLGQPITINNRTGGGGIVGHEAIKAANPDGYTLGIITTELSMYKAVGSADMTYEDFTLIGLFNADPSAVFVRADSPYQTMQDLAAAVKADPQAVKASGANFGGLNHLSWVSLVQLLGAPADKAFWVPTDGATPSLQLLAAGAIDVAVSQFPEAQSLVDAGEIRPLGFLGNDVNPKQPDVPPITKALGLEFSIAGWRGLGGPKGMPEDVVAKLAVALDEIVNSAEFAAFMDGRNYGVVWEGGPHFEAYLKRRGEAFAAAISTAGITAQ
- a CDS encoding dihydrodipicolinate synthase family protein, coding for MSNPIAQSVRQTLTGILPPLSMPFDEKGNLVKGALKAQVDFMIESGVRAVVVGGSTGEGHTLSTSEFVEAMTEAYEATAGRVPFVAGLIVQSTREAIDRVKALGDMKIAALQVTPVHYLFKPGLEATIEHFRAIYEETKVPVLIYNVIPWNYLSVDDMLAIMEAVPGVVGMKQSSGDVKSVSDLVLRAKPENVILTGIDALLYPSFALGAHGAISALTCAVPGVTVKLYNAVQAKDYETARDIHFRLNALWNAMRHDNLPACVKYVQHRQGLPLFHPRAPMERVSEAQKQQIDAALGPVLELVDVRARSAA
- a CDS encoding dihydroxyacetone kinase subunit DhaK; translation: MLDGLCLAHPGLVRIGEDRRAIARATPMAQGKVGLVSGGGSGHLPLFTGYVGEGLLDACAIGNVFEGPTINACQDAIAAANGGAGVLCLFGNYGGDKMNFEMASEFAAMDNVETRTVLGTDDIASASPQEAHKRRGVAGLIYAYKTAGALAAQGGDLDAVAAIAQKTVDRTRTIGVALSSCQIPGAAGPNFTIAHDEIEMGMGIHGEPGIWRKKIRPADELVDEMIAMLLAERPQGTRRVSVLVNSLGSTPFEELFILYRRAARQLHAAGLAVVRPLVGPYVTSMEMGGASISLCFLDEEIEALLAAPADCPFWRVD
- a CDS encoding DAK2 domain-containing protein; the protein is MAITQETLATALDRAHARMASLTDTLNAADAKLGDGDTGTMLARLIATFAAVDVRSAPDLGAAFMALAKAGAASTGSSLGTLVITAMMTAGKASAGQRSIGWDRLGALLASIRFAAMARGKAELGAKTIIDGLDALASATEGKDDPRAIAIAAGDAMRAVLDQFRPRPCTMGRARIFAEKSIGLDDPGMLALAELVWAIAGQHHAGTTLA
- a CDS encoding IclR family transcriptional regulator, with amino-acid sequence MTDPVDATAAAKPARGDESLKSLTKVSRVLDCFTTSQRSLSLADICARTGYPRSTTHRLLAAMREVGFVEQDRERDFYRLGLRLFELGNVVLANLELHREGRAIVDALHRLTSRPVHLAVFDGLRAVVIQRTEAEPMLSNTMVENSPAYCTSVGKAILAYQPAEIVQRVIDAGLERFTETTITDPTALQAELELTRQRGFAIDNGEHQPGLRCVGAPIRNQSGAIFAGISVSAPSWQLPMAEVDELNKVVIYHANLISQRLGYIR
- a CDS encoding RraA family protein is translated as MAVYDYNQTDWAAIKRLSQWYSDDIHDVLDGRGPYGYLKGISQFGVLHPGQVICGPVSTVRYEPSTRIGQPQDVYHGAIDAVVKGGILLVDSSCAEGSGTGELMSSGAKTKGAAATVVNGTVRDLAEVRKLDYPLFAKGMSPVGVSGRMEATHYQVELDIDGVKVRPGDVIFADVTGVVVIPANLVSVIADAADANGEAEIRCRKRILAGENLRDIWPVGSSGPV